GCATCAGCTCGACGACCCGCACGTGGGGGCCGAAGATCTTCGCGCAGCGTTCGATCTCGGCCGGCGTGGCGTCCGAACTGCCGTCATCCACCAGCACGATCTCCCAGGGCCAGGGATACGGGTCGAGCGCGAGGTGGATGCGGTCGAGCAGGGGTTCGACGTTCTCGGCTTCGTTGTACATCGGCACGACGACCGACAGCGTGTGCTCCGGCAGCCCTTCCGGGATCTGCGGTTCTGCGGGCGGGAGCGGGGATTTGGCTTGAAGGTTCATGGATGAGGGGAAGTGCTGGAAGATTCGCAGGAGGAGGGGGCGTTCCCGTTCCCGTGGGCTTTCGGCGCGGCGATCAGCAGGGCGGCCAGCGCGCCGGCGGCCAGCGCGCAGCCGATGACGAACAGATGCAGCGCGAGGGCGGCGCGCAGACCGTCCTCGAACGCGATTCCCGCCGGCAGCAGTGCCGCGGCGGCGCCGGCCTCGTAGGTGCCGAAACCGGCCACGCCCTGGATGGGCAGGATGGCCGCCAGTTCGGCGCCGAGCGCGCCGGCGGCGCCGGTGGCGAGGCCGGCATCGAGGATCGCGGCCAGCAGCAGTGCCTGGGACGCGAGTTTGACCGACCAGTTGGCGACCGTCCATAACCAGCCGAAACGGGCGTGCCGGGTGGAGTCGGCGAACGCGTCGCGCAGCTTGCCGAGCCGGGCCGCCAGCGCGCCGCGTTTGGCCCAGTCGTGCCGCGCGCGCGCCCAGCGCGGCAGGGCGAGCGCGAACAGCAGCAGGCCGGCGACGCCCGCCGCGCGCAGCGCCGGCGGCAGGCCGGGCCACACGGCGGCGGCGACGACGCCCACCACCAGCGCATCCTGCAGGCGGAACCAGAACAGCGAGGCCACGGCGCGGGCCAGCGGCGTGCCGAAGGTCTGCCGCAGCAGCAGCGGGAAGGCGGCCTCTCCGCCACGGAACGGCACGATGTTCACCATGGCGTTGTGGATCAGCACGATGCGCAGGCAGACGGCGAAGCGTCCGCCGGCGTCGGCGCGGAATTCGTCGTACACGCGCAGGGCACGCAATGCATAGCTGGCCGCGAAGCCCAGCACCGCGAGCCCCAGCACCGGCGTGGGCAGGCGGGCGAAGCTCTCCGCCAGTGCCCGCCAGTGGCCGTTGCGGACGAGCCACGCCAGCAGCGCGACGGTGAGGATGACGGCGACGAGGCGTTTCATCGGCGCGCGGTCCCGGCCGGCTGCGGCCGCCGGACGGCCTCCCGGGCCGGGCGCGGGAGGATGGAGCGGAGAGGCGGCGCCTGGTTGCGGGAGGCGCGGCGCAAGGCAGGAGGGACTCCCGGCATCACCTGAAGAAGGCCACGGAAAAAGTCGCTCATTCTAGCCTATCCCCACGCCGCGCCCCGTGCGGGCGCGGCGCCGTATCCAGGGAGGGCGATCGCATGAGTACCTGGAATCCGGTCTGGTGGCGGGGATGCGTTCCGTCGGGCTGCGGAATTCGGGCTCGCTTTGTTCGGGGCTTGGGCGGTCTTCGCCCGTTCGGCGTGTCTCTCGAATCCGGTCTGGTGGCGGGGATGCGTTCCGCGGGCTGCGGAACTCGCCCTCGTTGCGCTCGGGGCTCGGACAGTCCTCGCCCGCTCCACGCATCCCCCGCTACAGACCTGCCGTGCTGCGCCGTCCGGGCCGATGGAAAACCATCGTGCGATCGCCCTGGCGCCGTTTCCGGCGTCCGCGGCGCTCAGCGCAGGTTGGATGAGTTGAACAGCAGGACTTGGTCGGCGACGAAATTGACGCTGATGTAGCGCTTCTCGTCGCCCCAGGTGCAGGTCTTCACCGTCAGGAGGTCGCTGCAGCCCGCGGGGTCGCCGAGGATGGCCTTCACTTGCGCGTAGGACATGCCCATCCTCAGCTTGTCGTAGTTCTCGGGCGTGAGCTTGCTGCAGGCCAGCAGCAAGAGGGTGGCCAGCAGCGTGGCGGCGGCGGTGCAGGGGCGCATGGCAGGTTCGCAGAGGATGGAAGGGACGGAAGCGGCTCGATTATGCCGCCCATTGGCGAGGCGGCACGTGCCGGCGCATTGCCGGTATCGTTACGAACCACGATGGCGACACGATTTTCCGGCGCAGGCCCTTCCGGCCGATTTCTTCGCGGTGCCCGCCATGCCGGCGCGTGCATGCTGGCGCTCGCGCTGCTGGGCATGCCGTGGCGCGCGGCGCGGGCGGACGGGCCCGCCGTGGCGGTGGATGCCGGCCACACGCTGGCGGCGCCAGGCGCGACCAGTGCCCGCGGGCGGCCGGAGCTGGAATTCAACCGCGATCTTGCCCGCCGGGTGGCCGACGCGCTGCGCCGGCATGGCATCGCGGTGCGCGAGATCAATGCCGACGGACGCATCGCCTCGCTGCGCGCGCGGCCGGCGCAGGCGGCAGGGGCGGATTTCTTTCTGTCCATCCACCACGACTCGGTCGGCGCGCACGAACTCGTGCCGTGGACGTTCGAGGGCCGGGTGCTGGACTACAACGACGAGTTCGCCGGCCATTCGCTCTTCGTGTCGCGCGACAACCCGGACACGGCACGCAGCATCCTGTGCGCGCGGGTCATCGGCGCCCGGCTGCAGCGGCTCGGCTTCGAGCCCACCCACAAGAACGGCCGGCGGCGCGCCTATGCGGACCGGCAGCATGCCGTCCATTACTACGACGGGCTGGCCGTGCTGCGCCACGCGACGATGCCCGCGGTGCTGTTCGAGGCCGGGGTGATCAAGCATCGCGGCGAGGAACTGCTGCTGCGCGACCCGGTGCGCCAGGCGCGCATGGCCGACGGCATCGCCACCGGGATCGCCGCCTGCCTGCGCAACGGCGTGCCGGCCGCGGACGAGGCAGAGGCCGACGGCCCCGCGCACTGAAGTTTCTCCGCCGCGTGCCGTAATCCTCCGTGACGGGAGGGTGACCGGATGGGGACCGGCGCCGCGTTCCCGCCGAGGATCGACACATAGCATGCGACAGCCGAGGGACAAGTGAAGAACAAGATCACGCCGACCTCCATCGAGGTCCCGCTGGGGGGCGACGACTGGATCGTGTCCAAGACCGACCTGACCGGACGCATCACCTACGTCAACCGCGCCTTCATGCGGGTCTCGAACTACCGCGAATCCGAACTGCTGGGCGAGCAGCACAACATCGTCCGCCATCCGGACATGCCGCGCGGCATCTATCGCCTGCTGTGGGAGACGCTCAAGCAGGAGCGCGAATTCTTCGGCCTGGCGAAGAACCTGACGTCGGACGGGCACTACTACTGGGTGTTCGCGAACATCACCGCCGACGTGGATGCCGCCGGCCAGACGGTGGGCTACGTCTCCGTGCGCCGCCAGGCGCCGGCGGCCGCAGTGCGCGCGGTGGTGCCGCTGTACGCGGAGATGCTGCGCATCGAACGCGAAGGCAGCGCGGTCGCGGCGCCCGAGGCTTCGGTCGCCTACCTGCGGCAGTTGCTGGCCGGGCAGCACACCACCTACGACAAATTCGTGCTGGGCCTGTACCAGCAGTGAACACGGAATGCCGAGCATGAACGAATCCCGCGCCCGGGTCAGCGAAAACGTCCCCTTCCTCGACCGCCAGTTCCTGATCCTGTGCCTCACCTACATGTCCATGGTCACGGCCCTGGCCGTATGGCAGGCGGTCGCGCACGGCTTCGAGCCCACCGTCGCCATCGTGCCGCTGCTGTCGATCGGCTTCGGCTTCTACGCCTGGAGGCGCTTCATGCGGCCGATGACGGTGCTGCAGCGCATGCAGGGGGTCCTGCGGGCGTGCGGCGAGGGCGACCTTCATCAGCGCATCACCAACACGGCCGGGCTGGGCGAGGTCGGCAAGGTGGCGTGGGAGCTGAACGAGTTCCTCGACCTGGTGCAGAACTACGTCAACGAGATCACGACCTGTTTTCGCATGGTGGCGGAGGGCCACTACTATCGCAGCGGCCTGGTGCACGGCATGCCTGGGCAGTTGAGGGATTCGGTGGAGCACATCAACCGGGCGATCGCGACCATGGACGAGAACGCGCGCTTCGTGGTGCGCAACCGCCTCAGCTCGCAACTGCACGCGCTCAACACCGGCACGCTGCTCGGCAACCTGAAAGGCAACCAGCGCGACCTGGTGCAGGTGTCGAGCCAGATGGAGGACGTGCTGCAGATCGCGCAGGAGAACCGCGACGGCGCCACCCGCAGCAGCGACGAGGTCGTGCGCATCGGCACTGCGCTGGAGCACATCAACGAGCGCATGCAGAGCATGGCCGGCGCGGCGGGCGAACTGGGGGAGGCGAGTTCGTCGATCGGGCGCACGGTGCAGATCATCGGCGAGATCACCGACCAGACCAACCTGCTGGCGCTCAATGCCGCCATCGAGGCCGCGCGGGCGGGCGAGGTCGGCCGCGGCTTCGCGGTGGTGGCCGACGAGGTCCGCAAGCTGGCCGAGCGCACCAAGACGGCGACGACCGAGATCGGCCAGTTGATCAGCGGGTTCCGCGACCGCGTCGGCGCCATGGTCGAGCAGACCGCCCGCGTCGGCGAGGAGAGTGCGCGCGTCAGCAGCGAGGTGGCGGCCTTCCGCGAGCGGTTCGCCGCGGTGGCGCAGTCATCGGAGGCGACGATCGGGCAGTTGAACCGGGCGAAGGACGTCTCCGTCGCCTCGCTCGCGAAGATGGACCACGTGATCTACATGCAGCATGCCTATGTGGCGATGGAGGCCGCCGGCCAGGGCGCGGAGGCGGCGGCGGTGGATCTCGATCACCACGGCTGCGGGCTGGGCCGCTGGTACGACGGCGGCGGCCGCGAGCTGTTCGGCCATACGCGGGCGTTCTCCGAACTCGACCGCCCGCACGCCGGCGTCCATGTGCAGGTGCGCAGGGCCCTGGAGGCGGTGCGAAGCGGCGACAGCCGCGACGACGGCACGCGCGAGCAGGTGGTCGAGGCGCTGAAGGCGGCCGAGGATGCCAGCGCCAGCGTGATCCGGCTCGTCGAGCAGATGGTGCGCGAGAAGCACGGCACCTGAGGCCGGAGGGTCAGCGCCGCCAGGCCGGCTCGCCCAGCACGTGGGTGGCGAGCACGGCGCGATCGTCGCCCAGCGTCATGAACACGAACAGGCGCTCGGCCAGCGTCGCGCAGCCGGCGATGCGGCGCGCGACGAGCGGCGTGGCGGCGGGATCGAGCACGACGAAATCGGCCTCGCAGCCGGGGGCGAGGCTGCCGATGCGCCCGTCCAGGTACAGGCTGCGCGCGCCGCCCAGCGTGGCGAGGTAGAACGCCTGCGCGGCGCCGAGCGCCTGGCCCTGCAACTGCAGCACCTTGTAGGCTTCGCCCAGCGTCTGCAGCATCGAGAAGCTCGTTCCGGCGCCGACGTCGGTGCCGATGCCGATGCGCACGCCGTGCGCCCGCGCGCGTTCGAGGTCGAACAGCCCGGAGCCGAGGAAGAGGTTGGAGGTGGGGCAGAAGCTGATCGCCGCGCCGGTCCCGGCCATGCGTTCGCGGTCCTCGTCGTCGATCCAGATGCAGTGCGCGAACACGCTGCGCGGCCCGAGCTGGCCGAAGCGCGAGAACACGTCCAGGTAGCTGCGCGCTTCGGGATGCACGCGGGCGATCCAGGCCACCTCCTGGCGGTTCTCGGCGAGATGGGACTGCAGGTAGAGCCCGGGATGTTCGGCGAACAGCCGCCCGGCGGCCCGCATCTGCTCGGCCGACGAGGTGGCGGGAAAGCGCGGCGTGACGGCGTAGAGCAGGCGGTCGCGGCCATGCCAGCGCTCGATCAGCGCGCGCGACTCGGCTTCGCCGGTGGTGCCGGTGTCGCACAGGCCGGGCGGGCAGTGCCGGTCCATCAGCACCTTGCCGGTGATCATGCGCATCCGGCGCCGGTGCGCCGCGGCAAAGAGCGCGTCGGCGGAGCCGGGATGCACGGTGGCGAAGGCCAGCGCGGTCGTCGTGCCGTTGCGCAGCAGCTCGCCGCAGAAGAAATCCGCCGCGGCGGCGGCATGCTGCGGATCGGCGAAGCGCGCTTCCGCCGGAAAGGTGTATTTCTGCAGCCAGTTCAGCAACTGCTCGCCGGGGCTGGCGATGACGTCCACCTGCGCGTAGTGGATGTGGGTGTCGATGAAGCCGGGCAGGATCAGCTTGCCGCGATAGTCGTGCAGCGGCGCGCCGGACGGCAGGCGCGGCAGCAGTTCGGCGGCGGGCCCGACGGCATCGATACGGCCGCCGCGCACCAGCAGCAGGCCGTCGGGGAAATGCGCGATGGCGGCATCGCCGAGCGCGGCCGGCTCGCCGGTGAAGTACAGGATCTCGCCGCGCACCGCGCGCGTGTCCGGCGCGCGTTCGGACGGGGAAGCGGGATGTTCCGTCATGGAGGCCGGCCTTCGGATCGGGGGCGCAGGAGCAGCAATTGTGCCGCAATCGCGACCACGATCACCTCGGGCTCCTTGCCGCGGATGCCGTCGATGCCGATCGGGCGGGCGATCCGCGCGGCGCGGCGTCGCCGCGCTTCCGGCGCATCGCCGACCGCGAAGGCGGGGCTCAGCCG
This DNA window, taken from Thauera sp. K11, encodes the following:
- a CDS encoding PAS domain-containing protein, which produces MKNKITPTSIEVPLGGDDWIVSKTDLTGRITYVNRAFMRVSNYRESELLGEQHNIVRHPDMPRGIYRLLWETLKQEREFFGLAKNLTSDGHYYWVFANITADVDAAGQTVGYVSVRRQAPAAAVRAVVPLYAEMLRIEREGSAVAAPEASVAYLRQLLAGQHTTYDKFVLGLYQQ
- a CDS encoding methyl-accepting chemotaxis protein; the protein is MNESRARVSENVPFLDRQFLILCLTYMSMVTALAVWQAVAHGFEPTVAIVPLLSIGFGFYAWRRFMRPMTVLQRMQGVLRACGEGDLHQRITNTAGLGEVGKVAWELNEFLDLVQNYVNEITTCFRMVAEGHYYRSGLVHGMPGQLRDSVEHINRAIATMDENARFVVRNRLSSQLHALNTGTLLGNLKGNQRDLVQVSSQMEDVLQIAQENRDGATRSSDEVVRIGTALEHINERMQSMAGAAGELGEASSSIGRTVQIIGEITDQTNLLALNAAIEAARAGEVGRGFAVVADEVRKLAERTKTATTEIGQLISGFRDRVGAMVEQTARVGEESARVSSEVAAFRERFAAVAQSSEATIGQLNRAKDVSVASLAKMDHVIYMQHAYVAMEAAGQGAEAAAVDLDHHGCGLGRWYDGGGRELFGHTRAFSELDRPHAGVHVQVRRALEAVRSGDSRDDGTREQVVEALKAAEDASASVIRLVEQMVREKHGT
- a CDS encoding N-acetylmuramoyl-L-alanine amidase family protein, yielding MLALALLGMPWRAARADGPAVAVDAGHTLAAPGATSARGRPELEFNRDLARRVADALRRHGIAVREINADGRIASLRARPAQAAGADFFLSIHHDSVGAHELVPWTFEGRVLDYNDEFAGHSLFVSRDNPDTARSILCARVIGARLQRLGFEPTHKNGRRRAYADRQHAVHYYDGLAVLRHATMPAVLFEAGVIKHRGEELLLRDPVRQARMADGIATGIAACLRNGVPAADEAEADGPAH
- the guaD gene encoding guanine deaminase, producing the protein MTEHPASPSERAPDTRAVRGEILYFTGEPAALGDAAIAHFPDGLLLVRGGRIDAVGPAAELLPRLPSGAPLHDYRGKLILPGFIDTHIHYAQVDVIASPGEQLLNWLQKYTFPAEARFADPQHAAAAADFFCGELLRNGTTTALAFATVHPGSADALFAAAHRRRMRMITGKVLMDRHCPPGLCDTGTTGEAESRALIERWHGRDRLLYAVTPRFPATSSAEQMRAAGRLFAEHPGLYLQSHLAENRQEVAWIARVHPEARSYLDVFSRFGQLGPRSVFAHCIWIDDEDRERMAGTGAAISFCPTSNLFLGSGLFDLERARAHGVRIGIGTDVGAGTSFSMLQTLGEAYKVLQLQGQALGAAQAFYLATLGGARSLYLDGRIGSLAPGCEADFVVLDPAATPLVARRIAGCATLAERLFVFMTLGDDRAVLATHVLGEPAWRR
- the bamE gene encoding outer membrane protein assembly factor BamE domain-containing protein, which produces MRPCTAAATLLATLLLLACSKLTPENYDKLRMGMSYAQVKAILGDPAGCSDLLTVKTCTWGDEKRYISVNFVADQVLLFNSSNLR
- a CDS encoding lysylphosphatidylglycerol synthase domain-containing protein; protein product: MKRLVAVILTVALLAWLVRNGHWRALAESFARLPTPVLGLAVLGFAASYALRALRVYDEFRADAGGRFAVCLRIVLIHNAMVNIVPFRGGEAAFPLLLRQTFGTPLARAVASLFWFRLQDALVVGVVAAAVWPGLPPALRAAGVAGLLLFALALPRWARARHDWAKRGALAARLGKLRDAFADSTRHARFGWLWTVANWSVKLASQALLLAAILDAGLATGAAGALGAELAAILPIQGVAGFGTYEAGAAAALLPAGIAFEDGLRAALALHLFVIGCALAAGALAALLIAAPKAHGNGNAPSSCESSSTSPHP